Proteins encoded together in one Chitinophaga sp. LS1 window:
- a CDS encoding acyl-CoA desaturase, which yields MNRKTGAKKLIFLVFFPHFYSMGKLVYNRKSIFFKALKIEIENYFVENGIEKTGNWKLYIKSFILILLALGSYIYLLAFNYSFPFGIVLSGLLGFILAGIGFNIMHDANHGCYSTKKWVNSLMGLTLNALGSNAFIWKQKHNIIHHTYTNVDGLDDDIAKSPIIRQSSTQVWKPVHQLQHIYLWFVYALSSILWIFVTDFMKYGTQKIYTTELKHMNFKEHFIFWLSKVLYVIFYIVIPVIFVGAQKWLIGFLCMHITLGLSLAVVFQLAHVVEETEFAFCSEDDVVIENEWAVHQLKTTANFAPGNFCITWYVGGLNYQIEHHLFPRISHIHYPALSKIVQLKCEEFGIQYNCIPTITAAIASHYNHMRSLGVNPDKKIKISNHI from the coding sequence ATGAACAGGAAAACAGGTGCTAAAAAATTGATTTTTCTTGTTTTTTTTCCCCATTTTTACAGCATGGGAAAGCTGGTCTACAATAGAAAATCCATATTCTTCAAGGCACTTAAAATCGAGATAGAAAATTATTTTGTCGAAAACGGTATTGAGAAAACCGGGAACTGGAAACTTTATATAAAGTCCTTTATTCTTATTTTACTGGCTCTTGGTTCCTATATCTACCTGCTTGCATTTAATTACTCTTTCCCCTTTGGCATTGTACTATCCGGGCTATTAGGGTTTATTCTTGCAGGCATCGGTTTTAATATAATGCATGACGCGAATCACGGCTGTTACTCGACTAAAAAATGGGTAAATAGTTTGATGGGGCTTACACTAAATGCTTTAGGGAGCAATGCGTTTATATGGAAGCAAAAACATAATATCATTCATCACACTTACACAAACGTAGATGGTTTGGATGATGACATCGCCAAAAGCCCGATCATAAGGCAAAGCAGCACGCAGGTCTGGAAACCAGTTCATCAGTTGCAGCATATATATCTTTGGTTTGTCTATGCGCTCAGTTCTATTTTATGGATTTTTGTTACAGATTTCATGAAATACGGCACGCAGAAAATATACACCACAGAGTTAAAGCATATGAATTTTAAAGAGCACTTTATTTTTTGGCTAAGTAAAGTGCTGTACGTTATTTTTTATATCGTGATCCCTGTCATATTTGTAGGCGCACAAAAGTGGCTGATAGGGTTCTTGTGTATGCATATCACATTAGGCCTGTCGTTGGCAGTCGTATTTCAGCTGGCACATGTTGTGGAAGAAACTGAATTTGCATTTTGCAGCGAAGATGATGTTGTAATCGAAAATGAATGGGCGGTACACCAGCTTAAGACTACGGCAAACTTCGCGCCTGGTAATTTCTGTATAACATGGTATGTTGGAGGGCTGAATTACCAGATAGAGCATCATCTCTTTCCCCGTATAAGTCATATTCATTATCCTGCACTCAGCAAAATAGTACAATTGAAATGCGAGGAGTTCGGCATCCAATACAATTGCATACCGACAATTACCGCTGCAATTGCCTCTCATTATAATCATATGCGTTCATTGGGTGTGAATCCCGATAAGAAAATCAAAATAAGTAACCACATCTAA
- a CDS encoding RNA recognition motif domain-containing protein: MKIFIGNLGNEIASPDLFQLFSKFGKVKWAEIARDINNNPRGFGYVYMHTATAGDNAIAALNKKKFMQQHLSVSEALCNEKTIGKTIFYQ; this comes from the coding sequence ATGAAAATATTTATAGGCAATTTGGGAAACGAAATTGCATCACCAGATCTTTTCCAACTGTTTTCAAAGTTTGGTAAAGTAAAGTGGGCAGAAATTGCCAGAGACATAAATAATAATCCGCGTGGCTTTGGGTATGTTTATATGCATACAGCAACAGCAGGAGACAATGCAATTGCTGCACTGAACAAAAAAAAATTTATGCAGCAGCACCTTTCGGTAAGCGAGGCACTATGTAACGAAAAGACTATAGGAAAAACAATTTTTTATCAATAA
- a CDS encoding RNA recognition motif domain-containing protein produces the protein MKIYIGNLHLKASETELTKLFEAFGNVCSAGIIMDKKNGGSRGFGFVLMESQEGGIKAIHALNQLNYKNKYLEVSEAM, from the coding sequence ATGAAAATCTATATCGGGAATTTACACCTAAAGGCATCAGAAACAGAACTGACCAAGCTTTTTGAAGCATTCGGCAATGTTTGTTCAGCAGGTATAATAATGGACAAGAAAAACGGCGGATCAAGAGGTTTTGGATTTGTACTGATGGAATCGCAGGAGGGAGGAATAAAAGCGATACATGCGCTTAATCAACTAAATTATAAGAATAAGTACCTGGAAGTAAGTGAAGCTATGTAA
- a CDS encoding cold shock domain-containing protein: protein MAETFLKKELKKKKAKERKEKVEKMQQRKLNNKKGKSLDEMMAYLDENGNLTSRPPDMRNRIEIDPADIILGAAPQDREHDLLHSGLVLSFDEAKGYGFISDSQSKESIFVHSNNISQLLKKGNKVSYELQKGSKGFSAVNVQVLRK from the coding sequence ATGGCCGAAACATTTTTAAAAAAGGAACTGAAAAAGAAAAAAGCAAAAGAACGAAAGGAGAAAGTCGAGAAGATGCAGCAGCGCAAGCTCAACAACAAGAAAGGCAAAAGCCTGGATGAAATGATGGCGTACCTGGACGAAAACGGGAACCTGACTTCCCGGCCGCCGGATATGCGCAACCGCATAGAAATAGACCCTGCGGATATTATACTTGGGGCTGCACCGCAAGACAGGGAACATGACTTACTACACTCCGGTTTAGTACTGTCATTTGATGAAGCTAAAGGATATGGATTTATCAGCGACAGCCAAAGTAAAGAGAGCATTTTTGTACATAGCAACAATATTTCGCAATTGCTGAAAAAAGGGAACAAGGTCAGTTACGAATTGCAAAAAGGATCGAAAGGTTTTAGTGCTGTAAATGTACAGGTGCTAAGAAAATAG
- a CDS encoding phospholipase D-like domain-containing protein — MSIFNPKAGLNIDKHFDTYLKKPSGPYSNIMHDKFCIIDLKVVIHGSYNWTKKSQYNKETFVIEKGRENAENFSTEFI; from the coding sequence TTGTCTATATTCAACCCAAAAGCAGGCTTGAATATAGACAAGCATTTTGATACTTATCTTAAAAAACCTTCTGGCCCATATTCCAATATAATGCATGATAAATTCTGCATTATTGATTTAAAAGTTGTAATACATGGATCTTATAATTGGACAAAAAAATCCCAATACAATAAAGAAACATTTGTAATTGAAAAAGGTAGAGAAAATGCCGAAAATTTTTCAACAGAATTTATTTAA
- a CDS encoding DUF6443 domain-containing protein, producing MKKIPYIFRRPLMVLLVLLFCSNHLLAQCTDRSPVPVGTTETYNITDLNVSNVHWSVSSGGTIVGSSTNASVKVQWNIAGSGYVSAVYFVSAMDMDVCFNAPVYSPINGGTITGNITSVVKDDIISYTGFVNASSATGGKGAALGVAYSYQWEESADGTNWTPIYGSTGLDCKGSSIISQKYHIRRKVSDQYNEAYSNVLTIDISKRLTAGTINSSQTVTAGAAPAAFTTTISPAGGTDSYTYQWESSPDEMTWMAISGATAAGYQPPALSATTYFRKKVTSGSQVSSSNTVQVFVKAAVAPNIPVTTSSAGTQTQLTPPDYSAVNATKLNSVKGFTVLKPGVTSASQLTSLSSKRDVRVNVAYSDGLSRVLESVLQKVGNNNTDLVQVSQYDQFGRQTVRHLPYLAATTSTSQGTFRTDVKTAQPAYYNALTQNKDSYFYSQYLDEASPASRYFKIQLPGKDQIGTNVSSGSQITKNTGNEHVRIWKIGDAETDVPVSVAEYADGNLLVLKSTDENGIYSTQFYDLYGRMLMSSREGADGNYKNELRTYYVYDDMGNLRYIIPPLATKNWWDNATWDFSVSTDNKNLLKQLGYKFYYDAKGRLVSEEGAGRKGTSNYVYDVNDRLVLVQDQTLNSRNQGEWILYTYDSQDRIRVMSLYQNATATREGLQAQMDLVSGSSIVSVTTLADKDIYIDHNDNTSTYVASGSVTFLPGYESTSGGELAVSIDPNAVNVTDNFTISNPVPNISGAKPLLVYYYDNYKWQEAHAFDKNYTLNAGSNLYPVTVSEPSKNTIGKMTGYKLLVPATNQWLKHTLYYSEKGEIIQMASTNIQGGTNITTLLYDNNGTPLSSYSRISNPQSTTDPLLITQKRMEYDESGKLLQTYYAIGSGAPGTEKMLTQNTYDNQNKIKTTVIGNGIETQNYTYDLKGRLIGVNADYSKSKSGNNYLGMELAYENGFTNKPKDGSISGVTWRRKGSPDAANAYGYTYDSHSRLTKADYSQNTNDNWLNSEEDYTMSSQYDEAGNLIKMKEEGVLAGKVKTTVDDLTYEYNTNSNQLKRVTDSQGDKQQGDFKNYSGRTTADDYTYDDNGNLIGDKNRGITISYDYLLGKPDRISLTSDANKYITFTRDVSGNLLKRVVSDGTETHTYTMLSGAMYKDNVLQFVVFDGGRVRKNTDNAFVFDYFLKDYLGNTRTVLTEEANTYGYKATHEDNPSPAPLLPERELFSFPEHVDDIPQGNKFYDYNGTTNRKFVKLNYADPERRIGTGKVLRVMAGDQVNMGVMSYYATNSTDNNTSNSVASDVVSQLINVLLGPTSVVNNGKGNILQGANGLLLNKDDFTNFISNEQSSNLPSTTPKAYLNYVLFDDNFQLVSGNTVRVSTPGAVAALTGQITASKNGYLYVYISNESNTDVYFDDLVIQHKTGPLLQEEAYYPYGMQITGLSSKALGRMQHNFLYNGIEQITDFELDLYDAFYRTFDPQLGRWLQIDPVAAKYAAMSGYNGMMDNPVNLSDPMGDDTHGDDPPWWLKMLMNTLDEQSIASLKGGSWLNPVEVSAKKASVNSISYTSDYSNVHFVTEGYEQLVVQVVARHEGIPQINMLQPLKISQPVKVPVIPGAITEDLDHQHAAIVLPDACFGCKEIGRQEAWAKECQQKMFETPEGQSFSTIASAADAFTWEFGTHKLVQGAGYLAASGFLGRTGKAAGAVSHEAEMLRSFRQTENFAAATQAARRGLKMEEVMFGIGIRMENKGMVEMVGNAKIWGVKGMKDGAFVRHIFSIELPRNAREKLGGLRRVMEFLEQEARAAHASRLEIYGYSVYAEAFKYSEQMAAKWAKFGVIQEAVPEGIKMTKILIY from the coding sequence ATGAAAAAAATTCCCTATATTTTTCGACGTCCATTAATGGTGTTGCTAGTACTGCTGTTTTGTAGTAACCATTTATTGGCCCAATGTACCGATAGAAGTCCCGTACCTGTAGGAACAACCGAAACTTATAATATTACAGATTTAAATGTTTCTAATGTTCACTGGTCAGTGTCTTCCGGCGGGACAATTGTGGGTTCTTCCACCAATGCCTCAGTAAAAGTTCAATGGAATATTGCTGGTAGCGGTTATGTGAGTGCCGTATATTTTGTGAGTGCGATGGATATGGACGTGTGCTTTAATGCGCCGGTTTATAGCCCAATCAATGGTGGTACTATCACAGGTAATATCACTTCTGTTGTGAAGGACGATATTATTTCTTATACAGGTTTTGTAAATGCCTCTTCAGCCACAGGAGGAAAAGGTGCAGCACTTGGTGTTGCCTATTCCTATCAATGGGAAGAATCTGCTGATGGTACTAATTGGACGCCCATTTATGGTTCTACAGGATTGGATTGTAAGGGGAGTTCCATTATTAGTCAGAAATATCATATCCGCAGAAAAGTAAGTGATCAATATAATGAAGCTTATTCAAATGTATTGACTATAGATATCAGTAAAAGACTGACTGCCGGTACAATCAATAGTTCCCAGACTGTAACGGCCGGTGCTGCTCCTGCTGCTTTTACAACAACAATTAGCCCAGCCGGAGGTACCGATAGTTATACATATCAATGGGAGTCATCCCCTGATGAGATGACCTGGATGGCTATTTCCGGAGCTACAGCTGCGGGCTATCAGCCACCAGCACTCTCCGCTACTACATATTTTAGAAAGAAAGTAACTTCAGGTTCACAAGTCAGCAGCAGCAATACAGTACAGGTGTTTGTGAAAGCTGCTGTTGCGCCAAATATTCCTGTTACCACTTCCAGCGCAGGTACTCAAACACAGCTCACTCCTCCCGATTATAGTGCTGTCAATGCAACGAAGCTTAATAGTGTTAAAGGATTTACTGTACTTAAACCGGGGGTAACGAGTGCTTCTCAGTTGACTTCACTAAGCAGTAAAAGAGATGTACGTGTGAATGTAGCTTATTCTGATGGTCTTAGCAGAGTATTGGAATCAGTTTTACAAAAGGTAGGTAATAACAATACTGACCTTGTACAGGTTTCTCAATATGACCAGTTTGGGCGTCAGACGGTAAGACATCTCCCTTATCTGGCTGCTACAACCAGTACCAGTCAGGGTACATTCAGAACTGATGTAAAGACAGCACAGCCAGCCTATTATAATGCATTGACGCAAAATAAGGATAGTTATTTTTATAGTCAGTACCTGGATGAAGCATCTCCGGCATCCCGTTATTTTAAAATACAATTGCCCGGAAAAGATCAAATAGGTACAAACGTCAGCTCAGGTTCCCAAATCACTAAAAATACAGGTAATGAACATGTAAGAATATGGAAAATTGGTGATGCAGAAACAGATGTTCCTGTAAGTGTCGCAGAATATGCTGATGGAAACCTTTTGGTCCTAAAATCCACAGATGAAAATGGTATTTATAGTACACAATTCTACGATCTGTATGGCAGAATGCTGATGTCTTCCAGAGAGGGGGCAGATGGTAATTACAAAAATGAACTGCGCACTTACTATGTCTATGATGATATGGGGAATTTGCGTTATATTATTCCTCCACTTGCAACTAAGAACTGGTGGGATAATGCAACCTGGGACTTCTCTGTTAGTACTGATAATAAAAACCTACTGAAGCAGCTGGGATATAAGTTCTATTATGATGCCAAAGGAAGATTAGTTTCGGAGGAAGGGGCAGGACGAAAAGGAACATCTAATTACGTATATGATGTAAATGACAGATTAGTATTAGTACAAGACCAAACGCTGAATAGTCGTAATCAGGGTGAATGGATACTGTACACGTATGATAGTCAGGACAGGATACGGGTGATGTCATTGTATCAGAATGCAACTGCTACCCGTGAAGGTCTTCAGGCGCAAATGGATCTAGTAAGTGGTAGCAGTATTGTCTCAGTAACGACACTTGCTGATAAAGATATATATATCGACCACAACGATAACACTTCAACCTATGTAGCATCTGGAAGTGTGACTTTTTTACCAGGTTACGAAAGTACTTCAGGTGGAGAATTGGCTGTGTCAATAGATCCAAATGCGGTAAATGTAACGGACAATTTCACAATAAGCAATCCCGTGCCCAATATCAGTGGAGCTAAACCTTTGTTGGTATACTACTATGATAATTACAAATGGCAGGAAGCGCATGCATTCGATAAAAACTATACACTGAATGCAGGTAGCAATCTTTATCCTGTAACTGTCAGTGAGCCCTCTAAAAATACTATTGGTAAAATGACAGGATATAAGCTGCTTGTACCTGCCACGAATCAATGGCTGAAGCACACTTTATATTATAGTGAGAAAGGGGAGATCATACAGATGGCATCCACTAACATTCAGGGTGGTACTAATATAACGACATTACTTTATGACAATAATGGAACGCCATTATCTTCTTATTCCCGCATTAGTAATCCTCAGAGTACAACTGATCCATTGTTGATCACTCAGAAGCGGATGGAATATGATGAATCAGGGAAATTATTGCAGACTTATTACGCTATTGGCAGTGGCGCTCCGGGTACAGAAAAAATGTTAACACAGAACACTTATGATAATCAGAATAAAATAAAAACCACTGTAATAGGCAATGGTATTGAGACACAGAACTATACCTATGATCTGAAGGGTCGTCTCATTGGAGTGAATGCTGATTATTCGAAGAGTAAATCGGGCAATAATTACCTTGGCATGGAGCTGGCATATGAGAATGGGTTTACCAATAAGCCTAAAGATGGCAGCATCTCCGGAGTTACCTGGCGCAGAAAGGGAAGTCCCGATGCAGCAAACGCATATGGTTATACCTATGACAGTCATAGCCGCCTCACTAAAGCTGATTACTCGCAGAATACAAATGATAACTGGCTGAATAGTGAAGAAGATTATACCATGTCCTCTCAATATGACGAAGCAGGTAATCTGATCAAAATGAAGGAGGAAGGTGTTCTTGCGGGAAAAGTCAAGACAACTGTGGATGATCTTACTTATGAGTATAATACTAACAGTAATCAACTAAAAAGGGTAACCGATTCACAGGGTGATAAGCAACAGGGCGATTTTAAGAATTACAGTGGCAGAACTACCGCTGATGATTACACCTATGATGATAATGGGAACCTAATCGGAGATAAGAATAGAGGTATTACCATCAGTTATGATTATCTGCTGGGCAAGCCAGATAGAATAAGTCTGACCAGTGATGCAAATAAATATATCACCTTTACAAGAGATGTATCAGGCAATCTTCTCAAACGAGTGGTAAGTGATGGTACTGAAACTCATACTTACACTATGCTGAGTGGAGCGATGTACAAAGACAACGTACTACAATTTGTAGTGTTTGATGGAGGTCGCGTCAGGAAAAACACGGATAATGCATTCGTATTTGATTATTTCTTGAAGGATTATTTGGGCAATACACGTACGGTACTTACAGAAGAGGCTAATACCTATGGTTATAAAGCTACACATGAAGACAATCCTTCTCCGGCACCATTATTACCTGAGCGTGAATTGTTCAGTTTCCCTGAGCATGTAGATGATATTCCGCAGGGTAACAAATTTTATGACTATAACGGCACCACTAACCGTAAATTTGTAAAACTGAATTATGCCGATCCTGAGCGCAGAATTGGGACTGGTAAGGTGTTACGCGTAATGGCGGGAGATCAGGTTAATATGGGGGTCATGTCTTATTATGCGACAAATTCAACGGATAATAATACCTCCAATAGTGTTGCTTCTGATGTAGTAAGCCAACTGATAAATGTACTGCTTGGGCCAACCAGTGTTGTAAATAATGGAAAGGGAAATATCCTCCAGGGTGCTAACGGCTTGTTGCTAAATAAAGATGATTTTACCAACTTTATCAGCAATGAACAAAGTTCAAATCTTCCTTCCACAACTCCTAAAGCATATCTTAATTATGTGCTGTTTGATGACAATTTCCAGCTGGTAAGTGGTAATACTGTCAGAGTTAGTACTCCTGGAGCAGTGGCGGCCCTGACCGGGCAGATTACTGCCAGTAAAAACGGGTATCTATATGTATATATCAGCAATGAAAGCAATACAGATGTTTATTTCGATGATCTGGTTATTCAACATAAAACAGGTCCTTTATTACAGGAGGAAGCATACTATCCTTACGGTATGCAGATTACAGGCCTGAGCAGCAAAGCGCTGGGCAGGATGCAGCATAATTTCCTGTATAACGGAATCGAACAAATAACAGATTTTGAGCTTGATCTTTATGATGCCTTTTATCGGACTTTTGACCCTCAGTTGGGCCGCTGGTTACAGATTGATCCGGTAGCCGCCAAGTATGCCGCAATGTCAGGGTATAATGGTATGATGGATAATCCGGTGAATCTTAGTGATCCAATGGGTGATGATACACACGGAGATGATCCACCATGGTGGTTGAAGATGTTGATGAATACGCTGGATGAACAAAGCATTGCTAGTCTGAAAGGGGGGAGCTGGTTAAATCCGGTTGAAGTCTCTGCAAAGAAAGCGTCTGTCAATTCTATCTCTTATACATCGGATTATAGTAACGTACACTTTGTAACTGAGGGATATGAGCAATTGGTGGTGCAAGTGGTGGCTCGTCATGAAGGAATTCCTCAGATCAACATGTTGCAACCGCTGAAGATTAGTCAGCCAGTTAAAGTGCCAGTAATACCGGGCGCCATAACAGAGGATCTTGATCATCAGCATGCAGCAATTGTATTGCCAGATGCTTGTTTTGGTTGTAAGGAAATAGGACGCCAGGAGGCTTGGGCCAAAGAGTGTCAGCAGAAGATGTTTGAGACACCTGAAGGTCAAAGCTTCTCGACAATAGCTAGCGCAGCAGATGCTTTCACATGGGAGTTTGGTACTCATAAATTAGTACAGGGTGCTGGTTATCTGGCCGCATCTGGTTTTTTAGGTAGAACAGGTAAAGCTGCTGGCGCAGTATCTCATGAAGCAGAAATGCTCAGATCGTTCAGGCAAACAGAAAATTTTGCTGCTGCAACTCAAGCTGCAAGGAGAGGTCTCAAAATGGAAGAAGTTATGTTTGGTATAGGAATACGCATGGAAAATAAGGGAATGGTTGAAATGGTTGGAAATGCTAAAATTTGGGGTGTAAAAGGAATGAAAGATGGTGCTTTTGTAAGGCATATTTTTTCCATAGAGCTTCCCCGAAATGCAAGGGAAAAGCTTGGTGGCTTGAGACGGGTTATGGAATTTCTGGAACAGGAAGCGAGAGCTGCTCACGCATCAAGGCTAGAAATATATGGTTATTCTGTATACGCCGAAGCATTTAAGTATAGCGAGCAAATGGCGGCCAAGTGGGCAAAATTTGGAGTAATCCAGGAAGCTGTGCCTGAAGGAATTAAGATGACAAAGATTTTAATTTATTAA
- a CDS encoding threonine aldolase family protein, which produces MISFKNDYSEGALPAILQALAATNDIQQGGYGEDDYSQQAIDLIKRKINNPYAAIYLVSGGTQANLTFISSVLRPYESVIAATTGHIFHHETGAIEATGHKIETVIAKDGKLTPALVASFIDKVEAVHMPLPRLVYISNSTELGTHYLRAELIALWEYCKRKGLLLYLDGARLASGMMAGDISYQDLGKYTDAFYIGGTKNGALIGEAIVINNPSLQEYFAYNLKMRGALLAKGRLLGIQFMELFKDDTYLSIGAYMNEMAGRLSDGIRKAGYDFLIESKTNQIFPILPVRVIHTLQEKYAFYVWQPIDEERAAVRLVTSWSTQAAAVEAFLGDLRACK; this is translated from the coding sequence ATGATAAGTTTCAAAAACGACTATAGCGAGGGAGCGCTTCCTGCTATTTTACAGGCATTAGCAGCTACCAATGATATTCAACAGGGAGGTTATGGAGAGGATGATTATTCACAACAGGCCATTGATCTCATTAAGAGGAAAATTAATAACCCTTATGCCGCAATATACCTGGTATCTGGCGGTACACAAGCCAATCTTACTTTTATTTCTTCTGTATTACGGCCTTATGAATCTGTCATTGCTGCTACCACCGGACATATCTTTCATCATGAAACAGGTGCTATTGAAGCAACCGGGCATAAGATAGAAACGGTAATTGCCAAAGATGGTAAACTCACACCGGCGCTTGTCGCTTCTTTTATTGATAAAGTGGAGGCGGTGCATATGCCACTTCCACGGCTGGTATATATTTCGAATTCTACAGAGTTGGGTACACATTATCTCAGGGCAGAACTGATCGCGCTTTGGGAGTATTGTAAGCGTAAAGGTTTGCTGCTTTACCTGGATGGAGCCCGTTTGGCTTCGGGGATGATGGCAGGGGATATCAGTTATCAAGATCTGGGAAAGTATACCGATGCATTTTATATTGGAGGTACGAAGAATGGTGCGTTGATTGGGGAGGCGATTGTTATTAACAATCCATCTTTGCAGGAATATTTTGCGTATAATTTGAAAATGAGGGGTGCACTGCTGGCGAAAGGAAGATTGTTAGGCATTCAGTTCATGGAGCTTTTTAAAGATGATACTTATTTGTCGATAGGAGCTTATATGAATGAAATGGCGGGGAGGTTATCAGATGGTATCAGGAAGGCAGGGTATGATTTTTTGATTGAATCAAAGACGAATCAGATATTTCCTATACTGCCGGTGAGGGTGATTCATACATTACAGGAAAAGTATGCGTTTTATGTATGGCAACCGATAGATGAAGAGCGGGCTGCTGTTCGGCTTGTTACTAGTTGGAGTACGCAGGCAGCGGCTGTGGAGGCGTTTTTGGGGGATTTGAGGGCTTGTAAATAA
- a CDS encoding cold-shock protein has product MQEGTVKFFNTSKGFGFITPADGSKDIFVHVTGLNDEIGENDRVSYEVQNGQKGLNAVNVRVL; this is encoded by the coding sequence ATGCAAGAAGGTACAGTAAAATTCTTCAACACTTCTAAAGGATTTGGCTTTATTACGCCTGCTGATGGAAGCAAAGACATCTTTGTTCATGTAACGGGCCTGAATGATGAGATCGGTGAGAACGACAGGGTGTCTTATGAAGTACAAAACGGCCAAAAAGGATTAAATGCGGTGAACGTTCGCGTTCTTTAA
- a CDS encoding transposase has protein sequence MLPHLSKGKRGFKARIDLVKVVQLILKRMKTGCQWRELSICEYFDKGATSWQNIHRYFLKWSKDGSFKRAWINLLSCNKKLLDLSSAQLDGSHTPVKRGGQAVGYQGRKASKTSNSLFLCDNRGQMLTVSTAQSGEHNDLYDIVKLFKEMIGVLEQSDINCNGIFVNADPGFDSEDLKQVCIDYEIELNVKPNLRNQKKQSDEYRYFDDQLYKRRTKIEHANAWMDAFKALLVRYEKIVETWMALQWLALITLFCRKLKV, from the coding sequence ATTTTACCACATTTAAGCAAAGGCAAAAGAGGCTTTAAGGCCAGGATAGATTTAGTAAAAGTGGTTCAGTTGATTTTAAAGCGAATGAAAACAGGCTGCCAGTGGCGAGAGTTGAGTATTTGCGAATATTTTGATAAAGGGGCGACCTCGTGGCAAAATATTCACAGGTATTTTTTAAAATGGAGTAAAGACGGTTCATTCAAGAGGGCTTGGATCAATCTTTTATCTTGTAATAAGAAACTGCTGGATCTGTCAAGCGCCCAGTTAGATGGTAGCCATACACCAGTCAAACGTGGTGGCCAGGCGGTAGGTTATCAAGGCAGAAAAGCTTCAAAGACCAGTAATAGTTTGTTCTTATGTGACAACAGAGGTCAGATGCTGACGGTATCAACAGCGCAAAGTGGAGAGCATAATGACTTATACGATATAGTGAAGCTCTTTAAAGAAATGATCGGGGTTCTGGAACAATCCGATATCAATTGCAATGGAATATTTGTAAATGCCGATCCTGGATTTGACAGCGAAGATTTAAAACAAGTATGCATTGACTACGAGATTGAATTAAATGTAAAACCCAACTTGCGAAATCAAAAGAAGCAAAGTGATGAATACCGATATTTTGATGATCAACTTTACAAAAGACGAACAAAAATTGAACATGCCAATGCCTGGATGGATGCTTTTAAAGCATTGCTTGTCAGATATGAAAAAATTGTTGAAACATGGATGGCATTGCAATGGCTGGCTCTTATAACCCTTTTTTGTAGAAAATTAAAAGTATAA
- a CDS encoding DEAD/DEAH box helicase yields MTFNDLDIIAPILQALNGKGYKTPTSIQQQSIPEILLWRDLLGIAQTGIGKTAAFAVPILHYLVAVKR; encoded by the coding sequence ATGACATTTAACGATTTAGATATTATAGCACCTATCCTACAAGCTCTTAATGGCAAGGGATATAAAACCCCTACATCAATACAACAACAGTCAATTCCTGAAATACTTTTATGGAGGGATCTATTGGGTATTGCCCAGACCGGAATCGGTAAAACTGCTGCCTTCGCTGTCCCTATCCTGCATTACTTAGTTGCAGTCAAAAGGTAG